The following coding sequences lie in one Rutidosis leptorrhynchoides isolate AG116_Rl617_1_P2 chromosome 6, CSIRO_AGI_Rlap_v1, whole genome shotgun sequence genomic window:
- the LOC139851625 gene encoding alpha carbonic anhydrase 1, chloroplastic-like isoform X2 has protein sequence MASQVCTFFSMSLLLFLTYAHYVNGGGPQFSYLGPSGPKRWGSLSPTYSTCSNGVFRLNGKNYSLVQMHWHSPSEHHLDGVRYDVELHLVHKSVDGEVSVIAVLYHYGHPDPLLSKIQTKLAQLGKMVHKSSHEQAQIVIGTITTKQIRKHSRKYYRYVGSFSTPPCTQGVIWNILGKVRSISREQVSALKEPLIFGCKSNSRPVQPLNGRKIEMFDDEMSH, from the exons ATGGCTTCTCAAGTTTGTACCTTCTTCTCCATGTCATTGCTTTTGTTTCTTACATATGCTCACTACG TGAATGGTGGAGGACCACAGTTTAGTTACTTGGGCCCATCCGGCCCAAAAAGGTGGGGAAGTTTAAGCCCAACGTACTCGACTTGCTCCAATG GAGTCTTTAGATTGAATGGAAAGAACTATAGTCTTGTACAAATGCATTGGCATTCGCCTTCGGAGCATCACCTTGATGGAGTTCG GTATGATGTTGAGCTTCATTTGGTTCATAAATCCGTTGATGGTGAAGTGTCCGTAATAGCTGTTCTATACCACTATGGTCATCCCGACCCACTTCTATCTAAG ATACAAACTAAATTGGCGCAACTGGGGAAGATGGTTCATAAATCATCTCACGAACAAGCGCAGATAGTTATCGGAACTATCACCACAAAGCAAATTAGAAAACACTCTCGCAAGTATTACCGATATGTAGGATCTTTTTCCACACCTCCATGCACACAAGGAGTTATATGGAACATTCTTGGCAAG GTAAGGTCAATTTCACGAGAACAAGTGTCCGCTTTAAAAGAACCACTGATTTTTGGATGCAAAAGCAACTCAAGACCTGTTCAGCCGTTGAACGGAAGAAAAATAGAGATGTTTGATGACGAGATGAGCCACTAG
- the LOC139851625 gene encoding alpha carbonic anhydrase 1, chloroplastic-like isoform X1, with protein MASQVCTFFSMSLLLFLTYAHYVNGGGPQFSYLGPSGPKRWGSLSPTYSTCSNGKFQSPVNIIKSKCVPGRHLKPLDIEYHVAVNATLVDNLFNVAMNYDGNAGVFRLNGKNYSLVQMHWHSPSEHHLDGVRYDVELHLVHKSVDGEVSVIAVLYHYGHPDPLLSKIQTKLAQLGKMVHKSSHEQAQIVIGTITTKQIRKHSRKYYRYVGSFSTPPCTQGVIWNILGKVRSISREQVSALKEPLIFGCKSNSRPVQPLNGRKIEMFDDEMSH; from the exons ATGGCTTCTCAAGTTTGTACCTTCTTCTCCATGTCATTGCTTTTGTTTCTTACATATGCTCACTACG TGAATGGTGGAGGACCACAGTTTAGTTACTTGGGCCCATCCGGCCCAAAAAGGTGGGGAAGTTTAAGCCCAACGTACTCGACTTGCTCCAATGGTAAATTTCAGTCTCCGGTGAATATCATAAAGTCAAAATGTGTTCCTGGTCGACATTTGAAGCCATTAGACATCGAATATCATGTTGCTGTTAACGCTACTCTTGTTGACAATCTCTTCAATGTTGCG ATGAATTATGATGGAAATGCAGGAGTCTTTAGATTGAATGGAAAGAACTATAGTCTTGTACAAATGCATTGGCATTCGCCTTCGGAGCATCACCTTGATGGAGTTCG GTATGATGTTGAGCTTCATTTGGTTCATAAATCCGTTGATGGTGAAGTGTCCGTAATAGCTGTTCTATACCACTATGGTCATCCCGACCCACTTCTATCTAAG ATACAAACTAAATTGGCGCAACTGGGGAAGATGGTTCATAAATCATCTCACGAACAAGCGCAGATAGTTATCGGAACTATCACCACAAAGCAAATTAGAAAACACTCTCGCAAGTATTACCGATATGTAGGATCTTTTTCCACACCTCCATGCACACAAGGAGTTATATGGAACATTCTTGGCAAG GTAAGGTCAATTTCACGAGAACAAGTGTCCGCTTTAAAAGAACCACTGATTTTTGGATGCAAAAGCAACTCAAGACCTGTTCAGCCGTTGAACGGAAGAAAAATAGAGATGTTTGATGACGAGATGAGCCACTAG